One Granulicella sp. 5B5 DNA window includes the following coding sequences:
- a CDS encoding histidine phosphatase family protein: protein MKLNGGVNTKVADDNLAPVTALELRALPARITLISHAPTLALKRASFPLDAPLPEDEIEKVATQGWTAPQAQYVCCGPEKRTQQTAEALSLEPSVAIELADVDYGTWNGKEIEDIHATDPEGLASWLTDVNAVPHGGESFAHLIIRVQRWMKDRTTAGHTMAVTHPSVVRAAILCAIQAPPESFWRIEIAPLTLTDLRFNGKQWTLRVAGCPVLLK from the coding sequence GTGAAGCTCAACGGTGGTGTCAATACAAAGGTAGCCGATGATAATCTTGCGCCAGTGACGGCCTTGGAATTGAGAGCATTGCCAGCTCGAATCACGCTCATCAGCCACGCACCCACCCTCGCTCTAAAACGGGCATCTTTTCCTCTCGATGCGCCCTTGCCTGAAGACGAGATTGAAAAGGTCGCCACTCAGGGATGGACGGCCCCGCAAGCACAATATGTATGTTGTGGACCGGAGAAGCGCACACAACAAACCGCGGAAGCTCTCAGTCTGGAGCCTTCCGTGGCGATTGAGCTTGCCGATGTCGATTACGGGACGTGGAACGGTAAAGAAATCGAGGACATCCACGCAACAGACCCCGAAGGATTGGCCAGTTGGCTGACAGACGTGAACGCTGTGCCCCATGGCGGTGAGTCCTTTGCGCACCTGATTATCAGGGTTCAGCGATGGATGAAGGATCGAACCACTGCTGGCCACACCATGGCGGTAACACACCCGTCAGTGGTGCGTGCAGCGATCCTCTGCGCGATTCAAGCCCCGCCCGAGTCTTTCTGGCGCATTGAGATCGCTCCGTTGACCCTTACCGATTTGCGCTTCAATGGAAAGCAGTGGACGCTCCGGGTGGCGGGATGTCCCGTTCTCCTCAAATGA
- a CDS encoding MqnA/MqnD/SBP family protein encodes MTTAATDVREIKIAHSPDSDDAFMFYGLATNKIRVPGYKFTHTLTDIEALNHRALTDQYYDVTAISFHAYPYIQDNYTLMSCGGSVGDSYGPMIVSKRDFTLDEVKKLKIAVPGTLTTAYLALKLFAPEIETVTVPFDKIIPAVLAGEFDAGLIIHEGQLTYAQDGLKKIIDLGVWWHEQTGLPLPLGGNAIRRSLGSEVQLITTNALRDSIRHALEHREAALEYAMQFARDLDTNLANRFVGMYVNERTLNYGDDGREAIRKLLDMGYERGIIPHKANVEFVG; translated from the coding sequence ATGACTACTGCAGCAACTGACGTGCGCGAGATCAAGATCGCTCACAGCCCTGACTCTGACGACGCTTTCATGTTCTACGGACTCGCCACCAACAAAATTCGCGTCCCCGGCTATAAGTTCACCCACACCCTCACCGACATCGAAGCCCTGAACCACCGCGCCCTCACCGACCAGTACTACGACGTCACGGCCATCAGCTTCCACGCCTACCCCTATATCCAGGATAACTACACTCTCATGTCCTGCGGTGGTTCTGTAGGCGACAGCTACGGCCCCATGATCGTCTCCAAGCGTGACTTCACCCTCGATGAAGTGAAGAAGCTGAAGATCGCAGTCCCCGGCACGCTCACCACTGCGTATCTGGCCCTGAAGCTTTTCGCACCCGAGATCGAAACCGTCACCGTTCCCTTCGACAAGATCATCCCCGCCGTTCTCGCCGGAGAGTTTGACGCTGGCCTCATCATTCACGAAGGCCAGCTTACCTACGCGCAGGACGGCCTCAAGAAGATCATCGACCTCGGCGTCTGGTGGCACGAGCAGACTGGTCTCCCTCTTCCTCTTGGCGGGAACGCCATCCGCCGCTCGCTCGGCTCTGAAGTTCAGCTCATTACCACCAACGCTCTGCGCGACAGCATCCGCCACGCCCTTGAGCACCGTGAGGCTGCACTAGAGTACGCCATGCAGTTTGCCCGCGACCTCGACACCAATCTCGCCAACCGTTTCGTCGGCATGTACGTCAACGAGCGCACCCTTAACTACGGCGACGATGGTCGCGAGGCGATCCGCAAACTCCTTGACATGGGCTATGAGCGCGGCATCATCCCCCACAAGGCCAACGTCGAATTTGTAGGCTAA
- a CDS encoding biotin transporter BioY, translated as MPTLTASPSYASRAASLSQTRTGKVLIGLAATVVIVVAARLSIPLPFTPVPLTLQPLAVLGVGLALGPVEGFLVLLAYLAEGAIGLPVFSPTGLGGVAQVLGPTGGYLMAYPFVAALAGGTVRLLNTRTSRFLASLVAGILAMALLYACGALWFAQYTHHSLYATWIGAVAPFLPGEIVKIFAAAGIYSALTRPRRIV; from the coding sequence ATGCCCACTCTCACTGCATCGCCCTCATACGCATCCCGCGCCGCGTCGCTCTCGCAAACCCGCACAGGAAAGGTCCTCATCGGCCTCGCCGCTACCGTGGTCATCGTCGTTGCCGCACGCCTCTCCATCCCTCTGCCCTTCACGCCCGTGCCGCTTACGCTGCAGCCCTTGGCCGTTCTCGGGGTCGGCCTCGCGCTCGGCCCCGTTGAAGGCTTCCTGGTATTGCTCGCATACCTTGCCGAAGGCGCAATCGGCCTGCCCGTCTTCAGCCCGACCGGGCTCGGCGGCGTGGCGCAGGTCCTCGGCCCTACCGGCGGCTACCTCATGGCCTACCCGTTTGTCGCGGCCCTCGCCGGCGGCACGGTTCGCCTGCTGAACACCCGCACCTCGCGCTTCCTCGCCTCTCTCGTCGCGGGCATCCTCGCCATGGCCTTGCTCTATGCCTGTGGGGCTCTCTGGTTCGCGCAGTACACCCATCACTCCCTCTACGCCACATGGATCGGTGCCGTTGCTCCCTTCCTTCCCGGCGAGATCGTCAAAATCTTTGCTGCGGCTGGCATCTACAGCGCCCTTACCCGCCCGCGTCGCATCGTATAA
- a CDS encoding septum formation initiator family protein, whose translation MTKDTKPTKISPLPAFAEAAGTRLYSWRRRAATIAVGALALVMAYGVVFGHNGLTAFARKREEAKYLNQQMIRLKAENERLRGHVERLQNDPGEIEHEARAQLHYTRTGEVIYTVTDGANAGAKSGAMPGAAAH comes from the coding sequence ATGACGAAAGATACCAAGCCGACGAAGATCTCCCCGCTGCCGGCGTTTGCGGAGGCGGCAGGGACACGTCTGTATTCGTGGCGCCGCCGGGCAGCGACAATCGCCGTGGGAGCGCTGGCGCTGGTGATGGCATACGGCGTGGTGTTTGGGCACAACGGACTGACCGCCTTCGCACGGAAGCGGGAAGAGGCCAAGTACCTGAACCAGCAGATGATCCGCCTGAAGGCCGAAAACGAGCGGTTGCGCGGGCATGTGGAACGCCTGCAGAACGATCCCGGTGAGATTGAGCATGAGGCGCGCGCGCAACTGCACTATACGCGAACGGGCGAAGTGATCTATACCGTGACCGATGGCGCGAATGCGGGTGCTAAGAGCGGTGCGATGCCTGGTGCAGCGGCACATTAG
- a CDS encoding ZIP family metal transporter: MLATSSVSVSLQSLIAVVGVQLLAALAVTSLHRFDAALRRALPYVISVAVGVLMTTGAAHLLPEAVESLGNRPAVWVTVVVTMLALYTFERLFHVLSGVSAEPSAEVDCKEDHSQGNHHHHHHASRPATLLLGCVTHSLVDGTGVAAAFAIDPRVGWVTALAVGLHEIPHRMGDFALLVHMGVQRGRAALLAIAAGGSSLLGWAIVVALGSHGTGTVAWLLPVSAGSFLYISMVDLLPELQAEKRPVAVLGQIVSLAFGVALALGLTRMQGA; this comes from the coding sequence TTGCTCGCCACGTCATCTGTATCTGTCTCTCTTCAATCGCTGATTGCTGTTGTGGGTGTTCAGCTACTGGCGGCATTGGCCGTCACCTCGTTGCATCGCTTCGACGCAGCCCTGCGCCGAGCCCTGCCGTATGTGATCAGTGTGGCGGTAGGTGTGCTGATGACGACGGGGGCCGCGCATCTGCTGCCGGAGGCGGTCGAGTCACTCGGTAACCGTCCAGCTGTATGGGTGACGGTGGTGGTGACGATGCTGGCGCTGTATACGTTCGAGCGCCTGTTTCATGTGCTGTCGGGCGTGAGCGCGGAGCCTTCGGCCGAGGTGGACTGCAAGGAAGACCACTCGCAGGGGAACCATCATCACCATCATCATGCGTCACGGCCGGCTACGCTTTTGCTGGGATGCGTGACGCATAGTCTGGTGGATGGCACGGGTGTAGCGGCTGCGTTTGCGATCGATCCGCGCGTGGGCTGGGTGACGGCGCTGGCGGTGGGACTGCATGAGATTCCGCATCGCATGGGCGATTTTGCGCTGCTGGTGCATATGGGCGTGCAGCGTGGCCGCGCGGCCTTGCTGGCTATCGCTGCGGGCGGGTCAAGCCTATTAGGATGGGCGATCGTTGTCGCGCTCGGGAGCCATGGAACAGGGACGGTTGCGTGGCTGCTGCCAGTGAGTGCGGGTAGTTTCCTCTACATTTCCATGGTGGACCTGTTGCCAGAGTTGCAGGCGGAGAAGCGGCCTGTGGCTGTGCTGGGACAGATTGTGAGCCTGGCGTTCGGAGTTGCGCTGGCGTTGGGATTGACACGGATGCAAGGAGCTTAG
- a CDS encoding ROK family protein has translation MRIGIDLGGTKIEAIALDSKGAELRRVRVATPRGDYEGTIGAIRDLALEMEAVLGESGTVGVGIPGTVVASTGLVKNANSTWLNGKPLQRDLSDALAREVRCANDANCFAVSEAIDGAGKGAHLVFGVIMGTGCGGGISIGGQVHAGPNGVAGEWGHTPLPWAKGDELPGPSCYCGKSGCLESWISGTGFEWDFARVTSRDLRGVEIVKAAEDGDPDAEAAMERLISRVGRGLAVVVNVLDPDVIVLGGGLSNLERLYDGELSRQLSEYCFGGNITTPIRRNVHGDSSGVRGAAWLWPESATS, from the coding sequence ATGCGGATTGGGATCGACCTGGGCGGAACAAAGATTGAGGCGATTGCGCTGGATAGCAAAGGCGCAGAGCTGCGACGTGTGCGTGTGGCGACACCTCGCGGAGATTACGAGGGGACTATCGGAGCCATCCGCGACCTTGCGCTGGAGATGGAGGCGGTGCTGGGTGAAAGCGGAACGGTTGGGGTCGGGATTCCGGGGACGGTTGTTGCGTCGACGGGGCTGGTGAAGAATGCGAACTCGACGTGGCTGAATGGCAAGCCGCTGCAGCGCGATCTGAGCGATGCGCTGGCTCGTGAGGTGCGCTGCGCCAATGACGCAAATTGTTTTGCTGTCAGTGAGGCAATTGACGGTGCGGGGAAGGGGGCGCATTTGGTTTTTGGGGTCATCATGGGGACGGGCTGCGGGGGCGGGATTTCGATTGGCGGCCAGGTGCATGCGGGGCCGAATGGGGTGGCGGGGGAGTGGGGGCATACTCCGCTGCCGTGGGCGAAGGGCGATGAGCTGCCTGGGCCGTCGTGTTATTGCGGCAAGAGTGGCTGCCTGGAGAGCTGGATCTCAGGGACGGGGTTTGAGTGGGACTTTGCGCGAGTGACGAGCCGCGATCTTCGTGGCGTGGAGATCGTGAAGGCCGCAGAAGACGGAGATCCGGATGCAGAGGCTGCGATGGAGCGCCTGATCTCGCGGGTTGGACGCGGACTTGCGGTGGTCGTGAATGTGCTGGACCCTGATGTCATCGTTCTCGGGGGTGGCTTGTCGAACCTGGAGCGGTTGTATGACGGTGAGCTGTCGCGGCAGTTGAGCGAGTACTGCTTTGGCGGAAACATCACGACGCCGATACGGCGGAATGTGCATGGGGATTCGAGCGGCGTTCGGGGTGCGGCGTGGCTTTGGCCGGAGAGTGCGACGAGCTAG
- a CDS encoding DinB family protein — MAKTHHVKSEATSVKSELLKMLDGGQAHATFEQAVKGFPAELRGVVPQGLPYSAWQIVEHIRIAQRDILEFSDNEDGTYKPLKWPDSYWPKEAAPPSKSAWDESVAMVLDDRARFEGLIADASEAKLVEPFAWGDGQTLFREAMLIVDHAGYHVGELIVLRRLLGAWK, encoded by the coding sequence ATGGCGAAGACACACCACGTAAAGTCAGAGGCAACATCGGTCAAGAGTGAGCTGTTGAAGATGCTCGATGGCGGGCAGGCTCATGCCACGTTCGAGCAGGCCGTCAAGGGTTTTCCAGCAGAGTTGCGCGGTGTTGTGCCGCAGGGATTGCCGTATTCTGCGTGGCAGATCGTGGAGCACATCCGGATCGCACAGCGCGACATTCTTGAGTTCAGCGATAACGAAGACGGTACTTACAAGCCGTTGAAGTGGCCGGATTCCTACTGGCCTAAGGAAGCGGCGCCGCCGAGCAAGAGTGCGTGGGATGAGTCTGTGGCTATGGTGCTTGATGACCGGGCGCGGTTTGAGGGGCTGATTGCGGATGCGAGTGAGGCGAAGCTGGTCGAGCCATTTGCCTGGGGCGATGGGCAGACGCTGTTCCGTGAGGCGATGTTGATCGTCGACCATGCGGGGTATCACGTGGGCGAACTGATCGTGCTGCGGCGGCTACTGGGGGCGTGGAAGTAG
- a CDS encoding HAD hydrolase-like protein yields the protein MPAPRLLVFDLDGTLIDSSLDLCNSVNAALLQVGKPSLPNDLIASYIGDGAAMLVRRALGDPGDLDSLTHNDALFQHTYANFIQHYRAHKLDNTRCYDGVLDTITTLRDRHPHLPMAVLTNKPVIPSREICVALGLAPFFFQNYGGNSFTTKKPDPLGLQTLVAEASQLAGERISPEETVMIGDSDVDVLTAKRAGARSIGCLYGLAPHSLAAAQPDATAHAPQEWLTLLEEIGLPKA from the coding sequence ATGCCCGCACCGCGCCTTCTCGTCTTCGATCTCGATGGAACGCTCATCGACTCTTCGCTCGATCTCTGCAACTCCGTCAACGCGGCTCTCCTTCAAGTCGGCAAGCCTTCACTGCCCAATGACCTGATCGCCAGCTACATCGGCGACGGTGCAGCCATGCTCGTCCGCCGAGCCCTCGGCGACCCCGGCGACCTCGATTCACTCACCCACAACGACGCTCTCTTCCAACACACCTACGCCAACTTCATCCAACACTATCGCGCCCACAAACTCGACAACACCCGCTGCTACGACGGCGTTCTTGACACCATCACCACCCTTCGCGACCGTCATCCTCACCTTCCCATGGCAGTCCTCACCAACAAACCCGTCATCCCCTCACGCGAGATATGCGTAGCCCTCGGCCTTGCACCATTCTTCTTCCAGAACTACGGTGGCAACTCTTTCACCACGAAGAAGCCTGACCCCCTCGGCCTGCAAACCCTCGTCGCCGAAGCCAGCCAACTCGCAGGCGAACGAATCTCTCCTGAAGAGACGGTCATGATTGGAGACTCTGATGTGGACGTCCTCACGGCAAAGCGCGCAGGCGCACGCTCCATCGGATGCCTCTACGGCCTCGCGCCCCACTCTCTGGCAGCAGCCCAGCCCGACGCCACGGCACACGCTCCTCAAGAATGGCTAACGCTGCTGGAAGAAATAGGACTCCCCAAAGCGTAG
- a CDS encoding DUF4097 family beta strand repeat-containing protein, whose product MKLHLLTATALLAVSTAAFADGHFDRTLNVSSTPDLYVNTGSGNITVHAGSGNQIHIVGHVTSSWNLFGMSSDSSGIIHQVEENPPIAQDGNTIRVGFQSGHHDEYNHVSIDYDITAPAGVALNLHSGSGDVNTDSIGRYLTASTGSGNIRAHSVSGPADLQSGSGDITIDERTGGDVKARTGSGNVHIHGFNGALQARSGSGDIDADGHLTSGAVLESGSGNVRLHLGSDAHFDLEASTGSGDIRIRYPNAPQQDDHSRHHMTAPINGGGPPLQVRTGSGDVEIAS is encoded by the coding sequence ATGAAACTCCATCTCCTCACCGCAACCGCTCTGCTGGCCGTATCCACAGCAGCGTTCGCCGACGGTCACTTCGACCGCACGCTGAACGTCTCCTCCACGCCTGACCTCTACGTCAACACCGGCTCCGGCAACATCACCGTCCACGCGGGCAGCGGCAACCAGATCCACATCGTCGGCCACGTCACCTCCAGCTGGAACCTCTTCGGCATGAGCAGCGACAGCAGCGGCATCATCCATCAGGTCGAAGAGAACCCGCCCATCGCGCAGGACGGCAACACCATCCGCGTCGGCTTCCAGAGCGGCCATCACGACGAGTACAACCACGTCTCCATCGACTACGACATCACCGCACCCGCAGGCGTCGCCCTCAACCTCCACAGCGGCTCCGGCGATGTCAACACTGACAGCATAGGCCGATACCTCACCGCCAGCACCGGCTCCGGCAACATCCGCGCACACAGCGTCTCCGGCCCCGCCGATCTGCAGTCCGGCTCGGGCGACATCACGATCGACGAGCGCACCGGCGGTGACGTCAAGGCCCGCACCGGCTCCGGCAACGTGCATATCCATGGCTTCAACGGCGCCCTCCAGGCCCGCTCCGGCTCCGGCGACATCGACGCCGACGGCCACCTCACCAGCGGCGCAGTCCTCGAGAGCGGTTCTGGCAACGTCCGCCTGCACCTCGGCTCTGATGCCCACTTCGACCTCGAAGCCTCCACCGGCTCCGGCGACATCCGCATCCGCTACCCCAACGCCCCTCAGCAGGACGACCACTCCCGCCACCACATGACAGCTCCCATCAACGGCGGTGGCCCTCCGCTACAGGTTCGCACCGGCTCCGGCGACGTAGAGATCGCCAGCTAA
- a CDS encoding efflux RND transporter periplasmic adaptor subunit, which yields MNSSRTKSRKRLWIILGVVAAVLIGGGVLAAKTFGASAPLDPSQIATVETGDIARSVVATGKVWPITQVEVKSKASGIVTQLDTDINQKVHKGEVLAQLDQQEILDQVAAQKAQLAAAEANATSSAAAVQYDKVAAEAPDLPMIKHTYDRALQMQQDGVVSRQALDDAAQKYQAALNMRDRGLAQVIVDQAKLKQSNAQVLQAQASLKQLEEQLGYTTVTSPIDGVVLSRDVQVGDAVSSILVLGSTATLVMTLGDTHQVYVKGKVDESDIAKVYLGQPARIKVQSFPGRTFAGKVTKIAPLGVEKDNVTTFEVQISIDNPGGELKALMTANAEVVLEEHKHVLTVPEQAVLYDKDRRASVWVPDPHGKDGHRVVPIKIGLSNGSKIEVLSGLHNGDKVVLQQTS from the coding sequence TTGAACTCCTCGCGCACAAAGTCCCGCAAGCGGCTCTGGATCATCCTCGGCGTCGTCGCCGCAGTCCTCATCGGCGGAGGCGTCCTCGCTGCCAAGACCTTCGGCGCATCCGCGCCCCTCGACCCCTCGCAGATCGCCACCGTCGAGACCGGCGACATCGCCCGCTCCGTCGTCGCCACCGGCAAGGTCTGGCCCATCACCCAGGTCGAGGTCAAATCCAAGGCCTCCGGCATCGTCACCCAGCTCGACACCGACATCAACCAGAAGGTCCACAAAGGCGAAGTCCTCGCCCAGCTCGATCAGCAGGAGATTCTCGACCAGGTCGCCGCGCAGAAGGCACAGCTGGCCGCAGCGGAAGCCAACGCCACCTCCTCCGCCGCAGCCGTCCAGTACGACAAGGTCGCCGCCGAAGCCCCCGACCTCCCCATGATCAAGCACACCTACGACCGCGCCCTCCAGATGCAGCAGGACGGCGTGGTCTCCCGCCAGGCACTTGACGACGCCGCGCAGAAGTACCAGGCCGCTCTCAACATGCGCGACCGCGGTCTAGCTCAGGTCATCGTCGACCAGGCCAAGCTCAAGCAGTCCAACGCGCAGGTGCTGCAGGCGCAGGCCTCGCTCAAGCAGCTTGAAGAGCAACTCGGTTACACCACCGTCACCTCGCCCATCGACGGCGTCGTCCTCTCCCGCGATGTCCAGGTCGGCGACGCAGTCAGCTCCATCCTCGTCCTCGGCTCCACCGCAACGCTCGTCATGACCCTCGGCGACACGCACCAGGTCTACGTCAAAGGCAAGGTCGACGAGTCCGACATCGCCAAGGTCTACCTCGGCCAGCCCGCCCGCATCAAGGTACAGAGCTTCCCCGGCCGCACCTTCGCCGGCAAGGTCACAAAGATCGCGCCCCTCGGCGTTGAGAAGGATAACGTCACCACCTTCGAGGTACAGATCTCCATCGACAACCCCGGCGGCGAGCTCAAAGCTCTCATGACCGCCAACGCGGAGGTCGTCCTGGAGGAACACAAGCACGTCCTCACCGTCCCTGAGCAGGCCGTGCTCTACGACAAGGACCGCCGCGCCAGCGTCTGGGTCCCCGACCCCCACGGCAAGGACGGCCACCGGGTGGTCCCCATCAAGATTGGTCTCTCTAACGGCAGCAAAATTGAAGTTCTGTCGGGCCTGCACAACGGAGACAAAGTAGTCCTGCAACAGACCTCGTAA
- a CDS encoding M14 metallopeptidase family protein encodes MLNPRIVKALVAAAVLCLASSLPPLQPSLHAQRPEITTPKQEFGFNIGDDYQLVNYVKAEAYLQKLASESDRMKLVSMGKTSEGRTQWMVIISSPENLKHLDHYRDIAHELATARDLTPEHKPLTDEQAHALAHEGKSIVWIDGGLHATEVVGAQQIVELIYEMNAKTDPETMRFLDDDILLAVFCNPDGMDLVSDWYNREPDPAKRKPSNTPRLWNHYAGHDDNRDFFMSNLAETTNMDRVLFRTWNPEIVYNHHQTGPPGTVIFVPPFRDPFNYHYDPLMIIDIDNVGMAIHQRFIEEGKPGSTMRSGATYSTWYNGGLRTSTYFHNTTGILTEIIGNPTPEPLPLIPAAQLAHNDLPFPVPPQTWHFMQSIVYEQTANRAILDYASRNRERMLYDTYHMGKNSILKGDEDSWTITPKRIAALEDAAKAEAATAHPAGAGRSRGGAGAAAPTGRGPAGVPADLYKTVLEDPAHRDPRGYILPSDQPDFPTATRFVDTLMKNGVTILQATSDFTVNGKHYPKNSYIVKADQAFRPQILDMFEPQDHPDDFKYPGGPPIPPYDVTGYNLSYQMGIQFDREYEAFDGPFAEITTDLAIPVPGTITGAAKPAGYLVSHAYNDSFTLTNRLLKAGCDVYWMKDTQTAEGKTLAAGALWIPASAKSRPIVETAVHDLGISAIGVAKAPHGEAYKQKTVRIGLADVYGGNMPSGWTRFILEHFEFPYEVVYPQAIDAGHLHDKYDVLIFPDGVLRLATTEAGRGGGGGGFNAQPKPETIPAEFRPWLGTYTKDKSVPALKEFAESGGAILTIGSSTSLGAALSLPVSDGLTELTASGTPRPLPPEKFYIPGSLLRAQVDNTNPLAYGLPSDLDVFFDRSPAFRLLPNAALDGVSAVSWYQGEKVLDSGWAWGQQYLNGTTAVVAANLGKGKVFLFGPEITFRGQPHGTFKFLFNGIAYGAATPTKL; translated from the coding sequence ATGTTGAACCCAAGGATTGTTAAAGCACTTGTAGCCGCAGCCGTTCTCTGCCTTGCCTCCAGCCTTCCGCCGCTCCAACCGTCGCTCCACGCCCAGCGGCCGGAGATCACCACACCCAAGCAGGAGTTCGGCTTCAACATCGGCGACGACTACCAACTCGTCAACTACGTCAAAGCCGAAGCCTACCTGCAGAAGCTCGCCTCCGAGTCCGACCGCATGAAGCTCGTCTCCATGGGCAAGACCTCCGAAGGCCGCACCCAGTGGATGGTCATCATCTCGTCGCCGGAGAACCTCAAGCACCTCGACCACTACCGCGACATCGCCCACGAGCTCGCCACCGCGCGCGATCTCACGCCCGAGCACAAGCCCCTCACAGACGAGCAGGCCCACGCGCTCGCGCATGAAGGCAAGTCCATCGTCTGGATCGACGGCGGCCTCCACGCCACCGAGGTCGTCGGCGCGCAGCAGATCGTCGAGCTCATCTACGAGATGAACGCCAAGACCGACCCCGAAACCATGCGTTTCCTCGACGACGACATCCTCCTCGCCGTCTTCTGCAATCCCGACGGCATGGACCTCGTCTCCGACTGGTACAACCGCGAGCCCGACCCCGCCAAGCGCAAGCCCAGCAACACCCCGCGCCTCTGGAACCACTACGCCGGCCACGACGACAACCGCGACTTCTTCATGTCCAACCTCGCCGAAACCACCAACATGGACCGCGTGCTCTTCCGCACCTGGAACCCTGAGATCGTCTACAACCACCACCAGACCGGGCCTCCGGGCACCGTCATCTTCGTCCCGCCCTTCCGCGACCCCTTCAACTACCACTACGACCCGCTCATGATCATCGACATCGACAACGTCGGCATGGCCATCCATCAGCGCTTCATCGAAGAGGGTAAGCCCGGCTCCACCATGCGCTCCGGCGCAACCTACTCCACCTGGTACAACGGCGGTCTCCGCACCAGCACCTACTTCCACAACACCACCGGCATCCTCACCGAGATCATCGGCAACCCAACGCCTGAGCCGCTGCCGCTCATCCCCGCCGCCCAGCTCGCCCACAACGATTTGCCGTTCCCCGTCCCGCCGCAGACCTGGCACTTCATGCAGTCCATCGTCTACGAGCAGACCGCCAACCGCGCCATCCTCGACTACGCCTCCCGCAACCGCGAGCGCATGCTCTACGACACCTACCACATGGGCAAGAACTCCATCCTCAAAGGCGACGAGGACTCCTGGACCATCACTCCCAAGCGCATCGCCGCACTCGAAGACGCCGCCAAGGCCGAAGCCGCCACAGCGCATCCCGCCGGAGCAGGCCGCAGCCGTGGCGGAGCCGGAGCCGCAGCCCCCACCGGCCGTGGCCCCGCCGGCGTTCCCGCCGACCTCTACAAGACAGTCCTCGAAGACCCCGCGCACCGCGACCCACGTGGCTACATCCTGCCTTCGGACCAGCCCGACTTCCCCACCGCCACCCGCTTCGTCGACACCCTGATGAAGAACGGCGTCACCATCCTGCAGGCCACCTCCGACTTCACCGTCAACGGCAAACACTATCCGAAGAACTCCTACATCGTGAAGGCTGACCAGGCCTTCCGCCCACAGATCCTCGACATGTTCGAGCCCCAGGATCACCCCGACGACTTCAAGTACCCCGGCGGCCCTCCCATCCCGCCCTACGACGTCACCGGCTATAACCTCTCCTACCAGATGGGCATCCAGTTCGACCGCGAGTACGAAGCCTTCGACGGCCCCTTCGCCGAGATCACCACCGACCTCGCCATCCCGGTCCCCGGCACCATCACCGGCGCCGCCAAGCCCGCGGGCTATCTCGTCTCGCATGCGTACAACGACTCCTTCACCCTCACCAACCGCCTCCTCAAGGCCGGCTGCGACGTCTACTGGATGAAGGACACCCAGACCGCCGAAGGCAAAACACTCGCCGCCGGTGCTCTCTGGATCCCCGCCTCCGCAAAATCCCGCCCCATCGTCGAGACCGCCGTCCACGACCTCGGCATCTCCGCCATCGGCGTCGCCAAAGCCCCCCACGGCGAAGCCTACAAGCAGAAGACCGTCCGCATCGGCCTCGCCGACGTCTACGGCGGCAACATGCCCTCCGGCTGGACGCGTTTCATCCTAGAGCACTTCGAGTTCCCCTACGAAGTGGTCTATCCGCAGGCCATCGACGCCGGTCACCTCCACGACAAGTACGACGTCCTCATCTTCCCCGACGGCGTCCTGCGCCTCGCCACCACCGAAGCCGGCCGTGGCGGCGGTGGTGGTGGCTTTAACGCCCAGCCCAAGCCCGAAACCATCCCCGCTGAGTTCCGCCCCTGGCTTGGCACCTACACCAAAGACAAGTCCGTCCCCGCGCTCAAAGAGTTCGCCGAGTCCGGCGGCGCCATCCTCACCATCGGCAGCTCCACCTCGCTCGGCGCGGCCCTCTCGCTGCCCGTCTCCGATGGCCTCACCGAGCTGACAGCCTCCGGAACGCCCCGCCCGCTGCCGCCGGAGAAGTTCTACATCCCCGGCTCGCTCCTCCGCGCGCAGGTTGACAACACCAACCCGCTCGCCTACGGCCTGCCCTCCGACCTCGATGTCTTCTTCGACCGCAGCCCCGCCTTCCGCCTGCTGCCCAACGCCGCGCTAGACGGCGTCTCAGCCGTTAGCTGGTATCAGGGCGAAAAGGTCCTCGACAGCGGCTGGGCCTGGGGTCAGCAGTACCTTAACGGCACCACCGCGGTCGTCGCAGCCAACCTCGGCAAAGGCAAGGTCTTCCTCTTCGGACCAGAAATCACCTTCCGCGGCCAGCCCCATGGAACCTTCAAGTTCCTCTTCAACGGCATCGCCTACGGTGCTGCAACCCCAACCAAACTCTAA